From Alphaproteobacteria bacterium, a single genomic window includes:
- a CDS encoding propionyl-CoA synthetase — protein MTGRYAELHARSLADPNGFWGEAAEAVHWYKKPDYILDDRDPNRPRWFTGGETNACYNALDRHVESGRGEQAAIIYDSPVTNTIRSYSFRELRDQTARFAGALRKLGVGYGDRVVIYMPMVPEAVVAMYACARIGAVHSVVFGGFAAHELAVRIDDCQAKVVVSASCGIEPNRIVEYKPLLDGAIEQSKNKPSHTIVLQRPQCAASMVEGRDIDWNDAMAMADPVDCVPVKATDPHYILYTSGTTGLPKGVVRDTGGHIVALHWSMKNIYNVDPGEVFWAASDIGWVVGHSYIVYAPLFAGNTAILFEGKPIGTPDAGVYWRIISQHNVKSLFTAPTAFRAIRGADPEGKLLKQYDLSGFRTLYLAGERSDPDTIQWAERQLQVPVIDHWWQTETGWSIAANPAGIELLPVKYGSPTKPAPGWDLRVLGEDGHELAPGKIGALVAKLPMPPSSFPTLWNADERYLSSYFNNFPGYYETADAGYIDEDGYVFVMARTDDIINVAGHRLSTGAIEEVLAAHQDVAECAVIGVADDLKGQIPVGFLVLKSGVNRPETEIKAEVVKMVRETIGPVAAFKDAAVVERLPKTRSGKILRGTMQKIADAEIWKMPATIDDPEILAEIEAALKTVGYARKGG, from the coding sequence ATGACCGGACGCTACGCCGAACTGCATGCCCGCTCGCTGGCCGACCCGAACGGCTTTTGGGGCGAGGCCGCCGAGGCCGTCCACTGGTACAAAAAGCCGGACTATATCCTGGACGACCGCGACCCGAACCGGCCGCGCTGGTTCACCGGCGGCGAGACCAATGCCTGCTACAACGCCCTCGACCGCCATGTGGAAAGCGGCCGCGGCGAGCAGGCGGCGATCATCTATGACAGCCCGGTCACCAACACCATCCGCTCCTACAGCTTCCGCGAGCTGCGCGACCAGACCGCCCGCTTTGCTGGCGCGCTGCGCAAGCTGGGGGTGGGCTATGGCGACCGGGTCGTGATCTACATGCCGATGGTGCCGGAAGCGGTCGTCGCCATGTATGCCTGCGCCCGCATCGGTGCCGTGCACTCGGTGGTGTTCGGCGGCTTTGCCGCGCACGAGCTGGCGGTGCGCATCGACGATTGCCAGGCCAAGGTGGTGGTCAGCGCCTCGTGCGGCATCGAGCCGAACCGCATCGTCGAGTACAAGCCGTTGCTGGATGGTGCCATCGAGCAGTCGAAGAACAAGCCCAGCCACACCATCGTGCTGCAACGCCCGCAATGCGCCGCCAGCATGGTCGAGGGCCGGGACATCGACTGGAACGACGCCATGGCCATGGCCGACCCGGTCGATTGCGTGCCGGTGAAGGCGACGGACCCGCACTACATCCTCTACACCAGCGGCACCACCGGCCTGCCCAAGGGCGTGGTGCGCGACACCGGCGGCCATATCGTGGCGCTGCACTGGTCGATGAAGAACATCTACAATGTCGATCCGGGCGAGGTGTTCTGGGCTGCCAGCGACATCGGCTGGGTCGTCGGCCATTCCTACATCGTCTATGCGCCGCTGTTCGCCGGCAACACCGCCATCCTGTTCGAGGGCAAGCCGATCGGCACGCCGGACGCCGGCGTCTACTGGCGCATCATCAGCCAGCACAATGTCAAGTCGCTGTTCACGGCGCCCACCGCCTTCCGCGCCATCCGCGGCGCCGACCCGGAGGGCAAACTGCTGAAGCAGTATGATCTCTCCGGCTTCCGCACCCTCTATCTGGCGGGTGAGCGTTCGGACCCGGACACGATCCAGTGGGCCGAGCGGCAATTGCAGGTGCCGGTGATCGACCACTGGTGGCAGACGGAAACCGGCTGGTCCATTGCCGCCAATCCGGCGGGCATCGAATTGCTGCCGGTCAAATACGGCTCCCCCACCAAGCCCGCGCCGGGCTGGGACCTGCGGGTGCTGGGCGAGGACGGGCACGAACTGGCGCCGGGCAAGATCGGCGCGCTGGTGGCGAAGCTGCCGATGCCGCCTTCGTCCTTCCCGACGCTCTGGAACGCGGACGAGCGCTATCTCTCGTCCTATTTCAACAACTTCCCGGGCTATTACGAGACCGCGGACGCCGGCTATATCGACGAGGACGGCTATGTCTTCGTCATGGCGCGCACCGACGATATCATCAACGTCGCCGGCCACCGCCTGTCGACCGGTGCCATCGAGGAGGTGCTGGCGGCGCACCAGGATGTGGCGGAATGCGCGGTGATCGGCGTTGCCGACGACCTGAAGGGCCAGATCCCCGTCGGCTTCCTGGTGCTGAAATCCGGCGTCAACCGGCCGGAGACGGAGATCAAGGCCGAAGTGGTGAAAATGGTGCGCGAGACCATCGGCCCCGTGGCCGCCTTCAAGGACGCCGCCGTGGTCGAGCGCCTGCCCAAGACCCGCTCCGGCAAGATCCTGCGCGGCACCATGCAGAAGATCGCCGACGCGGAAATCTGGAAAATGCCCGCCACCATCGACGACCCGGAAATCCTGGCCGAGATCGAGGCGGCGCTGAAAACCGTCGGCTACGCCCGCAAGGGCGGCTGA
- a CDS encoding NAD(P)/FAD-dependent oxidoreductase, whose protein sequence is MPVPTSLAALEADLARDLRLLNYPPKGWVPETSATDGRPVSDVIVAGGGMLGLTVSFALRRQGIERLRLLDRAEAGREGPWVTYARMRTLRSPNHLTGPAMGLPALTFRAWYEAQHGAEAWAGLGKIPRAMWMDYLVWYRRVLSLPVENGVRLAAIRPAPHGLDCDLIHADGHRETAACRKLVLATGREGQARPRIPAALAPFFGQGVQHTSDDIDFAALHGKDVAVIGLSASAMDNAASALEAGARQVTLLARAPAVPRINKAKGIVYGGFTHGFPTLAPDWRLKLLDYIGSYRVAPPRDSLLRVFRHENAALWLDAPVTEVRREGGRFCLATPKGSLPADHVILGTGFAIDLAAPAELADHAPLIRTHADLLAERAGDAQAEWLAFPALSPSFQFVEREAGSAPYLGDIYCFTYAAAMTHGNVSGDIPAVSEGAERLAQGLAADLFRAGIETHWQAMQAFDDPELFGDELPDGTPWWPPLDDTP, encoded by the coding sequence ATGCCCGTACCGACTTCCCTTGCGGCTCTCGAAGCCGACCTCGCCCGCGACCTGCGCCTGCTGAATTATCCGCCGAAAGGCTGGGTGCCGGAGACAAGCGCCACCGATGGCCGGCCGGTCAGCGACGTGATCGTCGCCGGCGGCGGCATGCTGGGGCTCACGGTCTCGTTCGCATTGCGCCGCCAAGGGATCGAGCGGCTGCGCCTGCTGGACCGGGCGGAGGCCGGCCGCGAAGGCCCCTGGGTGACCTATGCCCGCATGCGCACGCTGCGCAGCCCGAACCACCTGACCGGCCCGGCCATGGGCCTGCCCGCCCTCACCTTCCGCGCCTGGTACGAGGCCCAGCATGGGGCCGAGGCCTGGGCCGGGCTCGGCAAGATCCCGCGCGCCATGTGGATGGACTATCTGGTCTGGTATCGCCGGGTGCTGAGCCTGCCGGTGGAAAACGGCGTGCGCCTCGCCGCGATCCGGCCGGCGCCGCACGGCCTGGACTGCGACCTGATCCACGCCGACGGCCACCGCGAGACCGCCGCCTGCCGCAAGCTGGTGCTGGCGACCGGCCGCGAGGGCCAGGCCCGGCCGCGAATTCCCGCCGCCCTCGCCCCGTTTTTCGGGCAGGGCGTGCAACACACGTCGGACGATATCGACTTCGCCGCACTGCACGGCAAGGACGTGGCGGTGATCGGCCTCAGCGCGTCGGCCATGGACAACGCCGCCTCGGCCCTGGAGGCCGGCGCCCGGCAGGTGACGCTACTGGCGCGCGCGCCGGCGGTGCCGCGCATCAACAAGGCCAAGGGCATCGTCTATGGCGGCTTCACCCATGGCTTCCCGACACTGGCGCCGGACTGGCGGCTGAAACTGCTGGACTATATTGGCAGCTACCGGGTCGCGCCGCCGCGGGATTCCCTGCTGCGGGTGTTCCGGCACGAAAACGCGGCGCTCTGGCTCGACGCGCCGGTAACCGAAGTGCGGCGCGAGGGCGGCCGGTTCTGCCTCGCGACGCCCAAGGGCTCGCTGCCGGCGGACCATGTCATCCTCGGCACCGGCTTCGCCATCGACCTGGCCGCACCGGCGGAGCTGGCGGACCATGCCCCGCTGATCCGCACCCATGCGGACCTGCTGGCCGAACGGGCGGGCGACGCGCAGGCGGAATGGCTGGCCTTTCCGGCCCTCTCGCCCAGCTTCCAGTTCGTCGAGCGCGAGGCCGGAAGCGCCCCCTATCTGGGCGATATTTACTGCTTCACCTATGCGGCCGCCATGACCCACGGCAATGTCTCCGGCGACATTCCCGCGGTGAGCGAAGGTGCGGAACGCCTGGCCCAGGGCCTGGCCGCCGACCTGTTCCGGGCCGGCATCGAGACCCACTGGCAGGCCATGCAGGCCTTCGACGATCCGGAACTGTTCGGCGACGAACTGCCGGACGGCACGCCCTGGTGGCCGCCCCTGGACGATACGCCCTGA
- a CDS encoding SDR family oxidoreductase, whose product MADGMLDGKVVLVTGAGRGIGAEVAKLAAAEGAKVVVNDLGGAVDGAGAGDATPAQEVCNEIAAKGGEAVVNGDSVADFKAAQGMVQQAIDTFGRIDGIVNVAGILRDVIFHKMSQQDWDLVIAVHLKGSFNVARAAAEHFRTQESGAMVHFTSTSGLIGNFGQANYSAAKLGIVGMSTNIALDMARYGVRSNCMSPFAWSRMIGTIPSNTPEQEARLAKIKQMVPAQIAPMCVYLLSDAAKDVTGQIFGSRMNEQILFSQSRPIRSVHKAEGWTPRSIAEEGMPALVPSFVGLDRSGDVFCWDPI is encoded by the coding sequence ATGGCTGATGGAATGCTCGACGGCAAAGTGGTGCTGGTGACCGGCGCCGGCCGTGGCATCGGTGCCGAGGTGGCGAAACTCGCCGCGGCAGAGGGTGCCAAAGTGGTGGTGAACGACCTGGGCGGCGCGGTCGACGGCGCCGGCGCCGGCGATGCGACCCCGGCGCAGGAGGTCTGCAACGAGATCGCGGCCAAGGGCGGCGAGGCGGTGGTCAACGGCGACAGCGTCGCCGACTTCAAGGCCGCCCAGGGCATGGTGCAGCAGGCCATCGACACGTTCGGCCGCATCGACGGCATTGTGAACGTCGCCGGCATTCTGCGCGACGTCATCTTCCACAAGATGAGCCAGCAGGACTGGGATCTGGTCATCGCCGTGCACCTGAAGGGCTCGTTCAACGTCGCCCGCGCCGCGGCCGAGCATTTCCGCACCCAGGAATCCGGTGCGATGGTGCACTTCACCTCGACCAGCGGCCTGATCGGCAATTTCGGCCAGGCGAACTATTCGGCCGCCAAGCTCGGCATTGTCGGCATGAGCACCAACATCGCGCTCGACATGGCGCGCTATGGCGTGCGCTCCAACTGCATGTCGCCGTTCGCATGGTCGCGCATGATCGGCACCATTCCGTCCAACACGCCGGAGCAGGAAGCCCGCCTCGCCAAGATCAAGCAGATGGTGCCGGCCCAGATCGCGCCGATGTGCGTCTATCTGCTGTCCGATGCGGCCAAGGACGTGACCGGCCAGATTTTCGGCAGCCGCATGAACGAACAGATCCTGTTCAGCCAGTCGCGGCCGATCCGCTCGGTCCACAAGGCCGAAGGCTGGACGCCGCGCAGCATTGCCGAGGAAGGCATGCCGGCACTGGTGCCGAGCTTTGTCGGGCTCGACCGCTCCGGCGACGTGTTCTGCTGGGACCCGATTTGA
- a CDS encoding SDR family oxidoreductase produces the protein MSEGLLEGKVVLVNGAGRGIGQQIAITCAQEGAKVLVNDLGGSVEGEGRDTGPAMETVKMIEAMGGEAAANGGSIANWDDAQAMVKQAVDTFGRIDGVVNVAGILRDRIFHKMTEDDFDSVINVHLTGYFYVARAAADYFRQQESGAMVHFTSNSGLVGNVGQVNYGAAKMGVVGLSKSIALDMSRFGVRSNIISPSAFTRMIETIPIKGPEGEKRRKRQEAMTPQKIAAPVAYLLSDAAKDVSGQIFYVRSNEIMLMSQHRPVRIIHRGEGWTPALIHEHAMPALRPHFTPSAPSAAYFNWDPV, from the coding sequence ATGAGTGAAGGATTGTTGGAGGGCAAAGTCGTCCTCGTGAACGGCGCTGGCCGCGGCATCGGCCAGCAGATCGCCATCACCTGCGCCCAGGAAGGCGCCAAGGTGCTGGTGAACGATCTGGGCGGTTCGGTCGAGGGCGAAGGCCGCGACACTGGCCCGGCCATGGAAACGGTCAAGATGATCGAGGCCATGGGCGGCGAGGCCGCTGCCAATGGCGGCTCCATCGCCAACTGGGACGATGCCCAGGCCATGGTCAAGCAGGCGGTGGACACGTTCGGCCGGATCGACGGCGTGGTGAACGTCGCCGGCATTCTGCGCGACCGCATCTTCCACAAGATGACGGAAGACGATTTCGACAGCGTCATCAACGTGCACCTGACCGGCTATTTCTATGTGGCCCGCGCCGCTGCGGATTATTTCCGCCAGCAGGAATCCGGCGCGATGGTGCATTTCACCTCGAACAGCGGCCTGGTCGGCAATGTGGGCCAGGTGAATTACGGCGCCGCCAAGATGGGCGTGGTCGGGCTTTCCAAGTCGATCGCGCTCGACATGAGCCGGTTCGGCGTGCGCTCGAACATCATCTCGCCGTCGGCCTTCACCCGCATGATCGAGACCATCCCGATCAAGGGGCCGGAAGGCGAGAAGCGCCGCAAGCGCCAGGAAGCCATGACCCCGCAGAAGATCGCGGCCCCGGTCGCCTATCTGCTGTCGGACGCGGCCAAGGACGTGAGCGGCCAGATCTTCTATGTGCGCTCGAACGAGATCATGCTGATGAGCCAGCACCGCCCGGTGCGCATCATCCACCGCGGCGAGGGCTGGACACCGGCGCTGATCCACGAGCACGCCATGCCGGCGCTGCGCCCCCACTTCACGCCGAGCGCCCCCAGCGCGGCGTATTTCAACTGGGACCCGGTGTAA
- a CDS encoding CoA transferase: MSYERPYEGIKVVDLSQGIAGPYCGMLLAQYGADVVKVEPLEGDWSRILGTVYGDNTAYSIAGNLGKRSIALDLKTEAGREIVNRLIDGADLFMEGFRPGVIQRLGFGYEDVAKRNPGIVYLSVSGFSQKGPLATKPAMDPVLQAFSGFMMENKGQDGIPHRTNPIVVDMSTALYCFQAVSAALYAKRDATEGRFIDASLMAAASNLQVVRMMATYLEKGEIKAPSGPSGTFPTADGYIQIVILRDRDYLALCDALGLPDLAADPRFQTRADRVENADYLGRAISAVLSQRTTAEWTAILTEAKLQNEAVLDYFQFLDHPHVEASGLVSWLNHSAVPEPIPVPNPPGTVPLVDGMAAAHAPHLGEHTGQVLAELGIAAEQAEQWRAAGAIKG; encoded by the coding sequence ATGAGTTACGAACGCCCCTATGAGGGCATCAAGGTCGTCGACCTTTCGCAGGGCATTGCCGGCCCCTATTGCGGCATGCTGCTGGCCCAGTACGGCGCCGACGTCGTCAAGGTGGAGCCGCTGGAAGGCGACTGGTCGCGCATTCTGGGCACGGTCTATGGCGACAACACCGCCTATTCGATCGCCGGCAATCTGGGCAAGCGTTCCATCGCGCTCGACCTGAAGACCGAAGCGGGCCGCGAGATCGTCAACCGCCTGATCGACGGCGCCGACCTGTTCATGGAAGGCTTCCGGCCGGGCGTGATCCAGCGGCTGGGCTTCGGCTACGAGGACGTGGCCAAGCGCAATCCCGGCATCGTCTATCTGTCGGTGTCCGGCTTCAGCCAGAAAGGCCCGCTCGCCACCAAGCCGGCCATGGACCCGGTGTTGCAGGCGTTTTCCGGCTTCATGATGGAAAACAAGGGCCAGGACGGCATTCCGCACCGCACCAACCCGATCGTGGTCGACATGTCGACGGCGCTCTACTGCTTCCAGGCGGTGTCGGCGGCGCTCTATGCCAAGCGGGACGCGACCGAGGGCCGGTTCATCGACGCCTCGCTGATGGCGGCGGCCTCCAACCTCCAGGTCGTGCGCATGATGGCGACCTATCTGGAGAAGGGCGAGATCAAGGCGCCCTCCGGGCCGTCCGGCACGTTCCCGACCGCCGACGGCTATATCCAGATCGTCATTCTGCGCGACCGCGACTATCTCGCGCTCTGCGATGCGCTCGGCCTGCCCGATCTGGCGGCCGATCCGCGCTTCCAGACCCGCGCCGACCGGGTCGAGAATGCGGATTATCTCGGCCGGGCGATCAGCGCGGTGCTGTCGCAACGCACCACGGCGGAATGGACCGCCATCCTGACCGAGGCGAAATTGCAGAACGAGGCGGTGCTGGATTATTTCCAGTTCCTGGACCATCCGCACGTGGAGGCATCGGGCCTGGTCTCGTGGCTGAACCATTCGGCGGTGCCGGAGCCGATCCCGGTGCCGAACCCGCCGGGCACCGTGCCGCTGGTCGACGGCATGGCCGCGGCCCACGCCCCGCATCTGGGCGAGCACACCGGCCAGGTGCTGGCCGAGTTGGGAATCGCCGCCGAGCAGGCGGAGCAATGGCGGGCCGCCGGCGCGATCAAGGGGTGA
- the secG gene encoding preprotein translocase subunit SecG codes for MLQIVLVIHLLIAVGLVGVVLLQRSEGGALGIGGGGGGGFMTGRGTANLLTRTTAILAACFFATSLVLAVLASGTHKSGSIMDGAVPTAPASSSAPAAPAAPTGPQVPLSK; via the coding sequence ATGCTTCAGATCGTCCTCGTCATTCATCTTCTGATCGCCGTCGGCCTGGTCGGCGTCGTGTTGCTGCAACGCTCGGAAGGCGGCGCGCTTGGGATTGGCGGCGGCGGAGGCGGCGGGTTCATGACCGGCCGCGGCACTGCCAACCTGCTGACCCGGACGACGGCCATCCTGGCGGCGTGCTTCTTCGCCACCAGCCTGGTGCTGGCGGTTCTGGCCAGCGGCACGCACAAGAGCGGCTCGATCATGGATGGCGCGGTGCCGACCGCGCCGGCATCGTCGAGCGCCCCCGCAGCTCCGGCGGCGCCCACCGGCCCGCAAGTGCCGCTGTCCAAGTGA
- a CDS encoding CTP synthase, translating to MPRRAGSGPRFIFITGGVASSLGKGLASAALGALLQARGFSVRIRKFDPYLNVDPGTMSPYQHGEVYVTDDGAETDLDLGHYERYTNIAARRSDSVSTGQIYSEVIRRERAGEYLGATVQVIPHVTDMIKECMARDLSDEDFVLVEIGGTVGDIEGLPFLEAIRQMRLDLGPERTMFVHLTLVPYIPSAGELKTKPTQHSARELQNLGIQADILLCRCDRDIPADARRKMALFCNIRQERVIPALDVDTTYATPLTYHEAGFDQQVLEYFDLEAPPPDLSAWEDVVQRVRHPEGTVRIAIVGKYTDLRDAYKSLIEALAHGAIANNVKLQLDWVEAAAIEDGSAHDVLTGVSGILVPGGFGERGSQGKVAAVRYAREQNVPFFGICFGMQMAVVEAARALLGLTGASSTEFGPCEHPVVGLLTEWTHGNTVEQRDAEGDLGGTMRLGAYPAELAADSLVSQVYGGAREIFERHRHRYEVNMTYRTRLEEAGLRFSGVSPDGRLPEIVELPGHPWFIGVQFHPELKSRPMAPHPLFTAFVAAAVKQSRLV from the coding sequence ATGCCGCGGCGGGCGGGCAGCGGTCCGCGATTCATTTTCATCACCGGCGGCGTCGCCTCGTCGCTGGGCAAGGGATTGGCGTCGGCAGCGCTGGGCGCGCTGTTGCAGGCGCGCGGCTTCAGCGTGCGCATCCGCAAGTTCGACCCCTATCTGAACGTCGATCCGGGCACGATGAGCCCCTACCAGCATGGCGAGGTCTATGTCACCGACGACGGGGCGGAGACCGATCTGGATCTGGGCCATTACGAGCGCTACACCAACATCGCGGCGCGCCGCTCGGACAGCGTCTCCACGGGGCAGATCTATTCCGAGGTGATCCGGCGCGAGCGCGCGGGCGAATATCTGGGCGCGACGGTGCAGGTGATCCCGCACGTCACCGACATGATCAAGGAGTGCATGGCGCGCGATCTGTCGGACGAGGATTTCGTGCTGGTCGAGATCGGCGGCACGGTCGGCGACATCGAGGGCCTGCCCTTCCTGGAAGCCATCCGCCAGATGCGCCTGGACCTGGGGCCGGAGCGGACCATGTTCGTGCACCTGACGCTGGTCCCCTACATTCCGTCTGCCGGCGAACTCAAGACCAAGCCGACGCAGCACTCGGCCCGCGAACTGCAAAATCTCGGCATCCAGGCGGATATCCTGCTCTGCCGCTGCGACCGGGACATCCCGGCCGACGCCCGGCGCAAGATGGCGCTGTTCTGCAACATCCGGCAGGAACGGGTCATCCCGGCGCTGGACGTGGACACCACCTATGCGACGCCGCTGACCTATCACGAGGCCGGCTTCGACCAGCAGGTGCTGGAATATTTCGATCTGGAGGCCCCGCCGCCGGACCTTTCGGCGTGGGAAGACGTGGTCCAGCGGGTGCGCCATCCGGAAGGAACCGTGCGCATCGCCATTGTCGGCAAATACACCGACCTGCGCGACGCCTACAAATCGCTGATCGAGGCGCTGGCCCACGGCGCCATCGCCAACAACGTCAAGCTTCAACTGGATTGGGTCGAGGCGGCGGCGATCGAGGACGGCTCCGCCCATGACGTGCTGACCGGCGTTTCCGGCATTCTGGTGCCGGGCGGTTTCGGCGAGCGCGGCTCGCAGGGCAAGGTGGCGGCGGTGCGCTATGCGCGCGAGCAGAATGTGCCGTTTTTCGGCATCTGTTTCGGCATGCAGATGGCCGTGGTCGAGGCGGCGCGGGCCTTGCTCGGCCTGACCGGCGCCAGTTCGACCGAATTCGGCCCGTGCGAGCATCCGGTGGTCGGCCTGCTGACCGAATGGACCCATGGCAACACCGTGGAGCAGCGCGACGCCGAGGGCGATCTGGGCGGCACCATGCGCCTTGGCGCCTATCCGGCGGAACTGGCGGCCGACAGCCTGGTCTCCCAGGTCTATGGCGGCGCCCGCGAGATTTTCGAGCGCCACCGCCATCGCTACGAGGTCAACATGACCTACCGCACCCGGCTGGAGGAGGCGGGCCTGCGCTTTTCCGGCGTCTCGCCCGACGGCCGCCTGCCGGAGATCGTCGAACTGCCGGGGCACCCCTGGTTCATCGGCGTGCAGTTCCACCCGGAACTGAAATCCCGGCCGATGGCGCCGCACCCGCTGTTCACCGCCTTCGTCGCCGCCGCGGTCAAGCAGTCGCGCCTGGTGTAG
- a CDS encoding carboxymuconolactone decarboxylase family protein: MSDASERGRALLERIFGADYVAARDGRETDFTSAYNRLAEEAAYGLVWARDGLDLKTRSLLTIASLTALGRAGELRVHLLAAVNNGASADEIREAILHTAIYAGFPAARDATQIAQQVLQELGKLPAPE; the protein is encoded by the coding sequence ATGTCGGACGCAAGCGAACGCGGCCGCGCCCTGCTGGAACGGATTTTCGGCGCTGACTATGTGGCAGCACGCGACGGCCGCGAGACCGACTTCACCAGCGCCTACAACCGTTTGGCGGAGGAGGCGGCCTATGGCCTGGTCTGGGCGCGCGACGGGCTGGACCTGAAGACCCGGTCGCTGCTCACCATCGCCTCGCTGACCGCGCTCGGCCGCGCGGGCGAGTTGCGGGTGCACCTGCTGGCGGCGGTCAACAACGGCGCCAGCGCCGACGAAATCCGCGAGGCGATCCTGCACACCGCCATTTATGCCGGCTTTCCCGCCGCCCGGGACGCGACCCAGATCGCCCAGCAGGTGTTGCAGGAATTGGGCAAGCTGCCGGCGCCGGAATAG
- a CDS encoding NAD(P)/FAD-dependent oxidoreductase: MAERVDCVVIGAGVVGLACAKWLAEAGREVIVLEAADMIGSETSSRNSEVIHAGIYYPTGTFKAKACVEGKQFLYGYCAERGIPHKRIGKLIVASAESELPRLETLKAQADANGVPDLEYLSPDAVRQLEPEVACVGALLSPSTGIIDSHSLMLAYQGDAEDHGAMLALLSPVLGGEVCDDGILLRVGGDEPMDLLATTVVNSAGLHAPKLGRALKGLPAETVPRDYLAKGSYYSLLGKQPFRRLVYPMPVPGALGVHVTLDLGGQCKFGPDIEWVETLNYDVDPRRADSFYAAVRTYYPGLQDGALVPAYSGMRPKIHGPGEPQPDFLVQGPERHGVPGLVNLYGIESPGLTASAAVARETLRRLGMEA, encoded by the coding sequence ATGGCAGAGCGTGTGGATTGTGTGGTGATCGGCGCCGGCGTCGTCGGCCTGGCCTGTGCCAAATGGCTGGCCGAGGCCGGCCGCGAGGTCATCGTGCTGGAGGCGGCCGACATGATCGGCTCCGAAACCTCCAGCCGCAACAGCGAGGTCATCCACGCCGGCATCTATTACCCGACCGGCACCTTCAAGGCGAAAGCCTGCGTCGAGGGCAAGCAGTTTCTCTATGGCTATTGCGCCGAACGCGGCATTCCGCACAAGCGCATCGGCAAGCTGATCGTCGCCAGCGCGGAAAGCGAACTGCCGCGCCTGGAAACCCTCAAGGCCCAGGCGGACGCCAACGGCGTGCCCGACCTGGAATATCTGTCGCCGGACGCCGTGCGGCAGTTGGAGCCCGAGGTCGCCTGCGTCGGCGCGCTGCTGTCGCCGTCGACCGGCATCATCGACAGCCACAGCCTGATGCTGGCCTATCAGGGCGACGCGGAGGACCACGGCGCCATGCTGGCCCTGCTCTCGCCGGTGCTGGGCGGCGAGGTCTGCGACGACGGCATCCTGCTGCGCGTCGGCGGCGACGAGCCCATGGACCTGCTGGCGACCACGGTGGTCAACAGCGCCGGCCTGCACGCGCCGAAGCTGGGCCGGGCGCTGAAGGGCCTGCCGGCCGAGACGGTGCCGCGGGATTATCTGGCCAAGGGCAGTTACTACTCGCTGCTGGGCAAGCAGCCCTTCCGCCGGCTGGTCTATCCCATGCCGGTGCCGGGCGCGCTGGGCGTGCATGTGACGCTGGACCTGGGCGGGCAGTGCAAGTTCGGCCCGGATATCGAGTGGGTCGAGACGCTGAACTACGATGTCGACCCGCGCCGCGCCGATTCCTTCTATGCCGCGGTGCGCACCTATTATCCCGGCCTGCAGGACGGCGCGCTGGTGCCGGCCTATTCCGGCATGCGCCCGAAAATCCACGGCCCCGGCGAGCCGCAGCCGGACTTTCTGGTGCAAGGGCCGGAGCGACACGGCGTGCCGGGTCTGGTCAATCTCTACGGCATCGAATCGCCGGGGCTCACCGCGTCCGCCGCCGTGGCGCGCGAGACGCTGCGGCGGTTGGGGATGGAGGCCTGA